Within Actinomycetes bacterium, the genomic segment CAGGCTGACCTTCTTCGGCTCTGGCGTGGGCTCCAGCTCCTCCTCGCCCGAGTCCTCGTAGTCCTGGTCATCGGCGTCGTCGTCGGAGCCCGCGGGCCGCTCGTCGTCACTCATGGGGCTACCCCTCGCGTCGATCTTCTAGCGCGAGGCTAGTCGCCCGAGCCGGCCCGAGCGCCCCACTCGCCGGACTCGGTCGGGGACTGCTCAGCTGGCTGCGAAGTAGCCGCGATCGAGGCTGGCGATGCGGGCGCCGGTGCCGCTCTCCGACGTCAGGTCGAGAGACTCCTCGAGCTCCGATCCGTCCTGGTACCCGAAGACGGTCAGATGATGCGACGACGTCTTCGTGAGCGTGTGGGTGTCCCCGCCGCCTGATGGCCCAGTGGACATCGTCGTGTAGAACGCGCCACGCGTCGAAGGCAACGGTCGGGTTGGACCGGTCCTTCGCCTTCAGGCCCAGCGTCGTTGTCACGTGAGGTCGAACCTGACGTACCCAGTCGGGTTGCCCACGGCGTCGACCCCATGGGCGACGGCCGTGACGTCGGTATCCACCGTCGATGAGGGTGCGCCGTCCACCTCCGGGATGGCCACCCAGTGCACGTGGTTGTCCGTCGCTCGATAGACCACGCGAGGTTCGCTGGTCTGCGGGTCGTTCATGCCGACGGCTGGCTTCCCCGGGGCTTCTGGAACCGACCCTTGCGCCCAGCCTGGCGTCGCCACTCCCAGCGAGTAGCCAACGGCCAAGCACAGCCCCGCCTTGGCCAGTCGACGCGATTGCTTCCCCAAAGACCCGCTCATGGCCATCCCGACCCCCTGTCGGCGCAGCGAATGAGCGAGGTCTAGCGGGCCCAAGGGTTTCAGTGAACCCGAAACTGGGATCTACGTACCCGGTCGCCTGCTACGCCGAGGCCGTCCCCCCGGCAGGATTCGAACCTGCGACATGCGGATTAGAAGTCCGCCGCTCTATCCAGCTGAGCTACGGGGGGTCGCGTCCAGGGTACTGAGATCTCCTCGGGTGCCCGGGCGTCCGACTCGTCGACGACGTCGTCGCCCCGAGACAGCAGGCCCATGCCCCCGAGGATCAGGGCGCCTCCGAGCAGCTGGACCGGTGTCGGGCGGCCGAGACCGGCCACGGCCGCGGTGATGACGCCGACGACGGGCACCAGGTTGACGGCGACCCCCGCGACGCCCGTGCGTACGTGCGGAGCGGCGTAGGACCACAGGACGAACGGCACCGCGAACCCGACGAGCCCCTCGAGGCATGCCAGTCCGATGATGTGCGGGGGCGCAGCGGTGAGACGACTGCCCTGGTGGTGCCAGGACCACAGGACGTACGGCAAGGTCAGTGCGATCGCCGCGACGCCCTGGCGGAAGACGAGGCCGATCGGGTCGGCTCCCAGCGCGAGGCGGCGGGCCGCGACGGCGTACAGCGCGGCGACGAGCGCTCCGAGCACGACGAGCACGTTGCCCACGGCACTGGTCGCGCCGCCCGACTCTGCCAACGCCACCAGGACGGCACCGACGAGACCGAGGGTGAGGGCGGCGCCCTCCGGCCGGCGCAGCCGTTCCCCGAGGACCAGCCAGCCGAGGAGGGCGATGAAGGCGCTCTCGAGTGCCAGGAGGATGGCGCCCGCAGCCGCGCTGGTTCGTTGCAGCCCCAGGTTGACGAGCACGTAGGCCAGTCCCGGCTCGAGCGCGCCGAGCACGACGGCGGGTCGCCAGGCGCCCAGCAGTGGCCGACCGAGGGCTAGTGCGGCGACGGCCACGATCGCGGTTCCCGACACGTTCTCGACGAGGACGAGGTCGGCGGCAGTGAGGCCTCGCAGGACAGTGGTCGCCAACGGGACTGAGAGCCCCCAGACGAACGCGGCCGCGAACAGCGCGATGGGCGCGCGCTTCATGGGTATCATCCTTCCTAACCATCAAACTATCAGATGATGGTTATATCCGCCTCCCCCGACAGCTAGCCTTGTCTCGTGACGCTCGAGGTGCCCGACCGGGTCGGCGGACGTCTCGCGCTCGATTTCGTCAACACCGTCGACCCTCGTCACGCCGAGGACCGGCGCGACTACCTCGCGAGCTACGACGCCCTTCTCGCGTGGGCCGACGCCGCCGTCGACGAGCTTCCCGTCGGGTTAGCGACCTTGCGCCGCATGGCGGCGGCCGATCCGGCCGTCGCACGACACGCGCACGCGAAGGCACTAGAGCTTCGCGAGGCCCTCTACCGGCTGCTTACCGCGTCGGCGGGGCGCCGTCGCGTCGACACCGGCGACCTCGACGTCGTCAACGCCGCGATCCGCGAGGCCACCGACCGCGTGGTCCTGCGCCGTGCCCGTGGCGGGGGTGTCCGCGACGCCTGGGAGCGGGAGCCCTCGCTCACCTCACCGCTATGGCCGGTGGCGCTGGACGCCTGGTCCATCCTCACCGAGGCCGACCTCGGCCGGCTGCGCGAGTGCCCGGGGGGCGGCGACTGCGGCTGGCTGTTCCTCGACACCTCCCGGTCGGGCACCCGCCGCTGGTGCGACATGCGGACGTGCGGGAACCGAGCCAAGGCCCGGGCGCACTACGCGAAGGTTCACCCGCTAGACTTACGGTAGCGTAGGTTACTCACTGGTAGGCAACGCGGAGGCGGGGGCACATGTCACCGACACGACGTCGAGCGGGTCGCGCCAAGCTGCACGGCGAGGTCATCGCCTACGAGGACATCCCCGCTCCGGGGCCCGTGGCCGTGCTGATCCACGGCGTGGGCTCGAGCCGGGACACCTGGGCCACGGTCGTGCCGTTGCTCGTCCAGCGGGGCGTCCACGTGCTCGCGGTCGACCTCCCGGGCCACGGTGGGTCCTCGAAGAGCCACGGCGACTACAGCCTCGGCGCCCTGGCCAGCAGCGTGCGCGACCTGCTCGACCACCTCGGGTACCAGCGCTGCGTCCTGGTCGGCCACTCCTTGGGCGGCGGCGTGGCGATGCAGTTCGCCTACCAGTTCCCCGAGCGCTGCGAGGGGCTGGTGCTCGTCGCGAGCGGTGGTCTCGGTCAGGAGACCAACCACCTGCTGCGAGCCGCGTCCCTGCCGGGCGCCGAGCTCGTCATCCCGCTCATCTCGCATCCATGGACCGTCGACGCCATCTCCCGCGTCGGCACCGTCCTCGGTGCCGTCGGCATCGGTCCCGGCATGCTTTCCCCGGACTCGATGACCGTCCTCGCGGGGTTGCACGACCCGCCGACGAG encodes:
- a CDS encoding ABATE domain-containing protein, translating into MTLEVPDRVGGRLALDFVNTVDPRHAEDRRDYLASYDALLAWADAAVDELPVGLATLRRMAAADPAVARHAHAKALELREALYRLLTASAGRRRVDTGDLDVVNAAIREATDRVVLRRARGGGVRDAWEREPSLTSPLWPVALDAWSILTEADLGRLRECPGGGDCGWLFLDTSRSGTRRWCDMRTCGNRAKARAHYAKVHPLDLR
- a CDS encoding alpha/beta fold hydrolase, giving the protein MSPTRRRAGRAKLHGEVIAYEDIPAPGPVAVLIHGVGSSRDTWATVVPLLVQRGVHVLAVDLPGHGGSSKSHGDYSLGALASSVRDLLDHLGYQRCVLVGHSLGGGVAMQFAYQFPERCEGLVLVASGGLGQETNHLLRAASLPGAELVIPLISHPWTVDAISRVGTVLGAVGIGPGMLSPDSMTVLAGLHDPPTRAAFLATLRGVVDISGQRVSAISRLPDARLPILLVWGDRDPVIPVQHGHAAAAAIPDGRLVVFRGAGHEPHRYDPERFAELVADYLARLPGLDPASTA